Within the Sebaldella sp. S0638 genome, the region TGAGCTTTGTTACAGCCTTTTTATCTAAAAATTCTAAGATTTTCATGTATCCTCCCACATATAGCAATTTTACAATATTACCAATATTTTTTCAAGGCAGGATTTCATTTTATTTTATCTCTGTTCCATGAATGCTGGATTACCGCATTTATTTCATTCTTATATTTAATAAATGATTCATTTATTAAAAAGAAACAGGACTTATGCCCTGTTTCCACGTTTAAAATTTACTTTTTTATATTATTAAAATACTGCCTTAAGAGTAACCCCTGCCCTGTAGTCATCTTTGTCATTATCCTCATATTTATATTCCCCTGTTAAGAAAATCCCATATCTGTCTACTACCTCTGCTCCCAGTGTAAGACCTGTTCTAAATGCTCCTTTTTCGTCACCGGGCTTTGAAAGCTTATGATATCCGCTCTCCACAGATATTAATCTTGCCTGTTCCCTTTCATTCAGATCAGCAAGTTCATATTCATATGCAAAATCTAGTGATCCTTTCAGCTGCCACGCTGAATTTCCTATAGGAAGGGCACTTTTTAGTTCCAGACCCGCTCTTGGTTTTACGCTCCATGCATCATTTCCTTCTACTTCCAGAGCTTCAAGTCCAGTTTCACTGAATGTCGGTCTTGTTACATACATCACCCTGAATGCACCATATGGTGTTATACTTGTATTTTTCCATAGTCCTATTTCTTTGCCAAGTATATTATCACTTGTTATACTGTATGTTTCATATGTCCCGTTCATCTCTGACCTTCCGTTAGGACTCGGCCAGTCTATATTTCTGTCAATATTATGGAAACTTACTCTTCCGGTAAGATCGTTTCTCAGCTTCCATCCGTCTACAGCATATTTATTATGTGCCCCAAGCTGAATTGTGTCTACCCATTCTTCACTTTCATTACCGTCTTTGAATTCAAATCCTGTATGCAGATATCCAAGTGAATAGCCAAATGTGTGTCTGTATGTTCTTTCTACTTCACGCAGTGCAAGTACACCTGCTGTTGTGTAATCATAACCCGTTACTCCGTCAGTGTCATCTTTATTCTCACCTTTACCAGCTATAATATTTATTTTTACATTTTCTTTAGTGTTGTTTTGAGAATTAGACAGCAGATCAAGAGATCCTTCTAATGCTCTTGCCATATCCTCTTCCCTCTGATTTATGTTAGCATAAACATTTCCTGCAAGACTTGCCATTACATGTCTAAAGTCCTTCTCTGTTTCTATTACATCTATTTTATCATATATTTTCATTCCATCGGCACCTGCTGTTTCATAATTATCTTCAAGTGCACGCCCAAAATCCTGATACCATAAACCGTCTGTAAATTTGGTATAGTCTATTTTTTCCATCCATATATCTACATTTCCCGCATCATTATACACTGGTGTGGCTGTCCATGTCAAAGACTTACTTACTACAGGGATTATTCCTGCATCTACACCATTTCCGCTTCCCGGAACTATCATATCTTCCAGCTTATATTTTTTTATATTTGTTCCTTCTGCAAAGTTACCCGTTATCTTTAACGGTGAAGTCACACTAAATGACGGTGCCTCTATTCTTACAGCATTTGATATCAGATATTCTGCTCCTGTATCTCCAAGGTCATAGCCATTAGATGTTACTTCTGATGTTGTAGGCTTCCTCACTGTTGTAGGATCTACTTTTATTATTACATCTACACCGTTTGTCTCGAATTTTTCAGATACTTTTATTACTCCTGAGTTTATTATTGTAGGAGTAGTATAGCTGTCCCCGCTTTCTACATAATAATTCGGCACAGGAAGTCCGCCGTTTAGTATTATAACACCGCTTGCAAGGTTACTTAATTTAGAACCGCTTGAAAGAACTATTCCTTGTGCGTTAGTTCCATCTGCTATAATAGTTCCTCCGTTTACCACTATAGCTCCGGCATTCCCAAACATACCTATTGCATTAGTCCCCGAAACTTTTATAGTTCCGTAGTTTTCTATCTGGGAACCTGCCCCGTTTCCTGCCATACCGATAGAATCATCACCTGTTATTGTGATAGTCCCTCTGTTTACAGCATCTCCTTTTTCTGAATACATTCCCATTGTACCTTTGCCTGAACCGATTATAGCACCATTATTTTCTGCAGTACCGCCTTTTATTGTAATGCCTATACCGCCGGCTCCTACACTTATATTCCCTGGAGCATTATTTACTACAGCTGAATTTTCACCGTAAATTCCTACTGCGTACTTGCTGTTTGCTGTATCAAGTACTGATTCCCCTTTACTGTTTGTTACATATACTAAAGTAGAATCTCCCACTGTTACAGAACTATTGTTTGTTATACTTCCGTCTACGTTATATATTCCTATATTATTTGCCCCTGCTGTTCCTGTAATTACTCCGTTATTCAGAACATTTGCACCTTTTACTGTGTAATAGGCTATGTTGTCAGAACCATTCATTGTTATTGCAGTTCCGGAATTATTTGTTACTGTTCCGCTTCCTGAACTGTAAACAAATACTGAATCTGTCCCCATAGTTACATTTGAGGCATTATTTGTAAATGTACCGTCAGTTAATATAAATCCGTAATTACCGTTCCCTGTATTCATTGATGAATTATTTGCTGCTGCTGTTCTTATCCCGTATACACCCACAGCTGAATTCGTTCCGAAATTAAATACTGAAGATGCCCCTGTTGTAACAGTTCCGTCTGTGATATAAACCCCTACTCCTGTATCGCCTATACTCATTATATTATTTTGATTTACTATACCTCCGGCGCTGTATATTCCTATTGAATTTATTCCTGATTTTAATGTTCCCGTATTTGTAATGGTATCTCCGGCATTATTGCTGTAAATCCCTATTGACGGATTGCTTGGATTAGTTGAGTCTCCCATAGTAAGTGTTCCGCTGTTATTTATTGTTTTCACGTTTGTTCCTTCTGTATAAATACCTATAGAGCCGTCTCCTGTTAATGCTATATTTCCTGCATTTGTTATTGTCCCGCTTGTATTTTTAGCATATATTCCTATTGTTTTTACTCCTGTTCCTGTAATTATTCCTCCGGCCAGATTCCCGGCTGTTACACTGTCTGTTACCAACATTCCCTGAGACCCTGTACCTATTGTTATTGTTCCGCTGTTTTGAGCCAGTGAACCTGTTCCTGATGTTATCATACCAGCCGAGCTGTCTCCTACTGTTATTAGCTTAATCTTGTTCCATTCTTACCGTAAAGACCTACAGAACTATTCTCCAGTGTTATTGTTCCCGCATTTTCGCCGTCTATCCCTGCTGTCATCCCCGCCGGAAGCGGTGTTGCTCCAGTATACTGCCCGTCCAGCGCAATTGCCGCTGCTCCTGTTGACCCTGAATTAGCTGTTATAGTGGAACCATTCAGATAAACTGCCGCATTTTGACCTGTTATTAGTGATCCGTTAGAACTTAGCGCAGTGTTTCCAGTATATTCAAATACTCCTCCTGTTATATTTCCAATAGTGTATGTTGACCCTGAAGCCACTGTTCCCACAGTAAAATTATTTGATATAGTTCCGCTTGATGCCATATTAAATAATACTACATTTTTTCCTGCTATATTTATAGTCCCTGATCCTGTAAAATTCGTACTTCCGTCCAGATACAGCCCTAAAGCGTTATCTCCGTAGAGATTTATAGTTGAACCTGTCAAAGTCACATTACTGTCTTTTGCATACAGTCCTGTACTGTTCTTACCTACAGTTATTACAGCTGCTCCGCCTGTTAGTGTTGTTTTATTTACATAGACACCTGTTCCATTTTCAGAATTCTGTATATTTATCGTCCCTGTGGATAAATTAACTGTTGAATCAGCAACTGTTCCACCCGGTTTATTATTATTGGCATATATACCTACAGCTTCTGTACCTGTATTTGCAGTTATCATACCATCATTCTGTATACTTATAGTTCCGCTTCCGTATGTCGGTACACTTAGAGGGTTTTGGTAAGAAGTTCCGTAAATCCCTACCCCGTTACTTCCCACAGTTACTATTCCTGCTGTCGAATTTGTTATTGAAGTGGAATTTTCTCCATATAATGCTGCACTATTTGTTCCGGTAGCTGATACTGTTCCGTTATTTGTTATAGTTCCATTATTAGTATATATTCCTATTGAATTAGAACCGCTTAGATCAACACTTCCATTATTAACCATTTTTACATAGTTCATGTTATAAATATCCACATCAGCAAGCCCTATCTGACTGCTTTGTGTACCTTTCAAAGTAACCCCTGTACTCAAAGTCACACCAACTGCTGATCTGTCCACACTGTTTAATGCATTTGAAGGGTTATCAAGGTTTATTGTTCCGTAACTGCTGTCTACGATAAGCCCGCCTTTCCATAAATATGCATCTTTTCCCGTATTTGCACCTACGATATTTACTATTGCTCCTGATGTACTTAATGCCTGTACATCAGTAAGATTTATTGTCCCGTAGTTTTCTACCACGAATAATCTTGAATCAGGATCCATTGTGAAATAAAGATTATTTAACCCTGTATAATAATTCCCCAGATATGTCGTTACATCTGAAGCTGTTAATGTTCCCATTCCTGTACCTTTATATATAAACCCTGTCGCCCCCGCCCCTAGACTTACATTAAACTGTCCATTTTGAAATGCCATTCCATTTGCTGTATTTACACTTGATAAAACTGAGTTTGAACCTATGTTTATATTCGATACACCGCTGTTTGAATCCAGTGTCAGCTTTCCGCCGTTTACATAGAATCCCACTCCGTTTGACCCTAGTTCATATGTGTTGCTGCCTTTTATATTTGTTGTCCCGCCGTCATTATATATAATAGTTGACTTGGCTCCTGATGCGGTATATGTTCCGCCATTCAGCAGATTTACCGTTCCTTTGTTATACAGAGCAACACTTGAATCACCTGACACTTTCAATGAAGCAGATTTTCCGGAATAATTATCCAGTTTACCCCCGCTGCCGATTACAGCTCCATGTGAGCCTATCCCCGCAGTTTCCAATGTTCCGGCATATTTTAACGAAGCATTATTTTCTGAATATAATACAATATTACCGTCACCTGCAGAAGTAATATTATTATCTATTGATACATTTGCATTCGCACCTGATAATATAAACCCGTAATTATCAGTTCCTTTCAGGTCAATTACTCCAGTGTTATTAAATAAGAAATTACCTCCGTTTACTCTGACAAGAGTACCGCCGTTTGCATTACTTCCTGTGGAAATATCATATCCTGTTATATTTCTTGTTACTGACGGTACATAATTAGTGAAAAGACCAATACCGTCTGTTCCGTCAAGTTTATATTTAAATACTGATTGTGAATAATCCAGATCTTTTTGCAGTATAATACCCTTATTTCCTGTACCATTTATATTTACTGCTGAATTAAACCATATTTTTGCTAAACCTGTTGCTGCTGTATTTACTATTATTCCAAATGAATTAGTCCCATCCATATTAATAGTTCCGTTATTTGTAAAGACTCCTCCGAAACCTGCCGCCCCGGGAAGATCTATCAGTCCCAAAAGTTCACTGTCTCCATTTAGTGTAATCGAACCATTATTTGTAAAATACAGATTTCTTGTATTCGATCCACCCTGACTGCCTAGTGTTGTAAATATTGTATTCCCGCTTCCGCTGCTTGATGTGGTTATCGTTCCTGCATTTACTAATCCGGCATTCTGTGCATTTGTTCCCCCTGAATGGTACTGCACTCCAAAAAACAATAGATTCGATCCTGTAATATTTGTAGTGACTGTACTGCCCAGATGAAAAACTGATGCCCCGTAATCATTATGAGCATCTATATGGAAAAGCATTTTTGGTGATCCTGCTGTTCCTATTCCTGCGAAAGTAATATTCAGGTTATCCAGATATACATCATGACCACCTACATCTTTCATAACTGCCATCTGATTCAGACCAGTATAATTTATTCCTGTTGCTTTAACATAGCCATTTGGATTTGCTGTCAGACTGTGAGCTGCACCCTTGACTCCCACTGCATCAACATTACTCATACTTACACCGAAAGTTCCCCCGCTTACATTTACATTCATAGTTCCCATTGTTCCTGTTGCATTACCAAGTCCGTCATTATTCAGATTTATCTGAGCTACTGGAGCTGTACTTCCAGTTGATAAAATCCACATATCGTCACCATTACCTGAACCCGGAAATGCAAAGGCAGGAATATTTATATTCAATGGTGTCACATTAACTACTGGTGCATCAGGCAGTGAAAACGGAGATAAGCTAACCGGTATATTATTAAAGTCTATCACCGGAGGTGTTATATTTCCTGCAAATGGTGCAATATTAACTTCCCCCGCCGGAACTATATCTAAATTAAGCTCGTCTCTTGTCATTCCTTTTATAGGAATACTCACCCCAAGGTTAATCTCTTTAGGCTCCTGCTGCTGCAAATACGGCTTTCCGGGAACTCCGTCTTTGTCCCCGCCTGTCATTACGAAATTTCCGTTTGTATCATAGTATCCTTCTACCTCAGAACGATACTGTGCATTTTCTTTTGTATTATCCCCGCCGTTTCTTTCACTGTAAAATCCTGTAAAAAATATCTGCCATTCAAGATACTCCGGCTTTACTACATAATCCCCCTGTAAATATAAATCCTTTAATTCTTTGTTTCTTTTATTCAGTATATTTTCTATTATTTTGTAATTTCCGTCATTAGATTTGCCGGAATCAATATTTTTTGTTATTTTATTATACAAATCATTATAATTTGCAACCGAACCTGCGGCAGCATACATACTGCCAGAAATCATTGAATTAAGGGCTAGAAGACCTAATAATATTTTTTTACTTTTTTTCATAAATTTACTCCTTCTCTATATCTAAAAAAATTAGGTTATTTTTCTGAAACTTGCTGACTATAACAACTTCTTTGCCAGACCACCACCTTTTCAAAATCTATTATCAAAAAAACATTTCCCTTTCCTTATAAATATCTTTGAATATTTTCATTATATTATTAATTAATTTTTTTGTCAATTAATCAAAACATTAAAAATAAAAACTTAAAACAATACAATAAAAACAGTAATAAAATAAAAATATTCACTCAATCTAATAAACCAATATTTAACTATAAATAAAATAAAAAAATAATTCAAAAATTTGTTTTTTCTTTTTTTAGATATATCATTCTAAAAAAAGAAAATATTTGCAACAATAAATATTAAATACATAAATATGTTAAATTTCTTGTAAAACAAAGACTTTTCTTTAATTTTTTACATTCTTTCTCTTTATCCTGAAAGTAACTTTTAATCATAAAATCAGTATTTTTGTATATTCCACATAATTTTCCTCAGTTAAAAATCTTTTTTTATTTCTAAAAAACCTCCGTTACCTCTGTTATTATCTAAAATTTTGATCATCTAAATTTTTTATATTATATTTTATATACTTTTATACCCTATTTCTTTTACAATTATTGTACAATTTTCCCCACTTTGATTTATAAGGATTTGTTGTAAAAAAACAAACTATTTGCATATTCATTCTGATTTATTTAATTCAAAAAATATAAAATAAAATTTTTTATTTAACTTTTAAATTTATTATTTTTATAAAAAATTTATTTATAAACATAAAATTATATTTAATATTTCCAAATAATTAAAAAAATATTTTTTAAAATTATTTTTACATTAAAAAATCAGATCATTTTCAGATCTGATTTTCCTTATTTATTAAAATACTGCTTTTAATGATACTCCTGCTCTGTAGTCGTCCTGATTGTCATTACCAACTACATATTCACCTGTAAGAAAGATTCCGTATCTATTTTCCACTTCCACTCCTAATGAGGCCTTACTTCTAAATGCTCCATTTTCATCCATAGGTTTTGATAAATTATGATAATCTGTTTCTATTGCTGTTAATCTGGCTTTTTCTCTTTCATTAAGATTAGCAAGTTCGTATTCATAAGCCAGATCAAGAGTTCCTTTTAGCTTCCATTCTGTTTTCGGACTTAACGGCATTGATGCTTTTAATTCTACACCAGCTCTCGGTTTCACGCTCCATGCATCATTTCCTTCTACCTGTACTGCTTCCAGCCCGCTTTCATCAAATGTTGGTCTTGTCACATACATAGCTCTTAGTCCTCCGTATGGTGTTATAGTCACTTTTTTACTTAATTCAAACTCTTTTCCCAGTATATTATCAGATGTTATTGAATAAGTTTCATATGTTCCGTTCATTTCAGATCTTCCATACTGAGTTCCCCAGTCTACATTTCTGTCTACATTATGAAAACTTACTCTCCCTGTAAGATCATTTTTTACTTTCCAGCTGTCTGCTGTATATTTATTATGTACACCTAACTGAATTGTATCTACCCATTCCTCACTGTTATTTCCGTCATTGAATTCAAAGCCTGTATGCAGATAACCCAAAGAGTAACCGAATGTGTGTCTGTATGTTCTCTCTACCTCACGCAGAGCTAACACTCCTGCTGTTGTGTAATTATAGCTTTGTACGCCGTCTGTATTTTCCTTATTTTCACCTTTCCCTACTATTACATCTATTTTTACATTTTCTTTTGTATTATTTTTTGAATTTTGTAAGAGATCAAGTGAACTTTCAAGGGTTCTTGCTATGTCTTCTTCTCTCTGGTTAATATTAGCATATACATCACCTGCAAGACTGGCCATCAGATGTCTGAAATCCAGTTCATTTTCTACGACATCCAGTCTGTCATATATTTTTAGTGCATCTCCTTCAGCTTTGTAGTATTTTTCATCTAATGCACGTCCAAAATCCTGATACCACAGACCGCTTGTAAAGTTGTCATATGGTATTTTCTCCATCCATACATCCAGATTTCCTCTTGAGTTTACCACAGGTATTGCTTTCCATGTCAGTGACTTACTCTGTATCGGTACAGAAGCTGAGTCTGCTCCGAATCCCGAACCGGGTATTATCACATCTTCGAGCTTATATTTTTCCACATTTGTTCCTACAGCAAAATTTCCTGAAACCTGCAGCGGTGAAGTTATATCGAAAGCCGGAGCCTGTATACTTACCGCATTTGATATGAGATAGTCTGCCCCTAAATCTGTAGGATCATAATTTCCTGCTGCTATATCTCCTGCTGTTGGCGCTTTTATTGTGGAAGGATCTACGTTTATCACTACATTTACCCCGTCTGTAGTGAATTTTTCCGCTACTTTTATTACACCTGCATTTATTATTGTAGGAGTATTGTATACTTCGCCGGAACCTACACCGTAATTTCCGGTACCTACTCCTCCGTTTATTATTATAGTTCCACCTACGAGATTGTTTAGGACTGAACCATTCCCAAGAACTATTCCCTGTGCACCCTCACCATCTGCAATTATAGTTCCTCCGTTTATTATCTCTGTTGATGACAGACCATACATTCCTATTGCGTGAGTTCCGGAAACTTTTATAGTACCGTAGTTTTCTATTTTTGAACCTTCCCCGTTTCCTGCCATTCCTATTACATTATCACCTGTTACATTAATAGTTCCGTTATTTACTAAGCTTCCTCTTTCAGTATACATTCCCATAGAGTAAGCTCCGTTAGCTGTTATATTTCCGTCGTTTCTTGCAGAACCGGAAATCAGTCCTATTCCTACACCTCCGGCACCTACTGTTATATTCCCTGTTGATGTATTTATAAGTGTTGAAGCATTTCCATACATTCCCACAGTGAATAAACTTCTTTCTATATCTACAATTTTGTTTCCGTTTGGATCAAGCGAATAACTTCCGTCAAAATTCTTTTTGAATATTATGTTTGAATCACCGAGACTTATCGAACCGTTATTTGTTACCGTACTTGCAATACTATGTACTCCTATATTACTTGTTCCTGCTGTTCCGGTAATCGTTCCGTCATTTACGAAGTCTACTCTGTTCAGTATATAAAACGCTGTATTTCTGGAACCATTCATAGTTACTGTTGTTCCCGAAGCGTTTGTTACTGTTCCTGATCCGCCTTTAACAAGATAAATGGAATCACTTCCCATTGATATATCCGATGCTGTATTTGAGTATGAACCATCTAAAACTACAAATCCAAAGTTATTGTTCCCGATATTCATATTAGCATTATTTAATACTGTGGAATTATCAGCATATACTCCCACTGCCTTATCTGTTCCAAAATTTAATGCTGCAGTATTTGTTATATTTACCAGACCGTTTCTCAGGTACATACCTGCTCCTGTATCCCCTATATTTAATGTTCCGGTTTGTGTTATCTGCCCTCCTACACTGTAAATTCCTATTGAATTATTTCCGGCATTAAGATTATTATTTGTAATCTGATCTCCTGCGGTAGCAGTGAATATTCCTACACTTGGATTTTTTACGTCCAGCGAGTTTCCTATATTTATCGTTCCGCTGTTATTTATTGTTTTTGCCGCAGAACCCATTGAATAAATTCCTGCTGACTGATCTCCTGTTAGTGTTATCGTACCCTGATTTATTATCGGTCCGCTTACATTATCTGCAAATAATGCTATTGTATGATCCGAACTTCCTGTAATAACACCCGAAGTTCTGTTTTCTATATTTACACCGTCTTTCAAAAATAATGCATTTGATCTGGAACCGAGATTTATAGTTCCTGTATTAATTATTTGCGATCCTGCACCTGATGAAGTCACTGCTGCAGAATAATTACCCACAGTTATAGTTCCTGTATTGATTAATCTTGAACCGTTTTTACCGTATATTCCCGCTGAAGAATCAGCTACTGTTATGACTCCTGCATTTTCTCCGTCCATATCAGGTGTCATTCCTGCATATGCACTGCTGCCCGCAGGCATAACATACTGTCCGTCCAGTACAAAAGCACTTGTATTTACAGAACCCGGCTGTACAGTTATACTGCTTGTAGGTGAAAGATATACTGCTGAATTTTTTCCTATGAGAAAACTTCCGTTTGATGCCAGATTTGCATCTCCTGTATATACTGCCACCTGATCAATTACACTTCCAAAGATATATGAAGATCCTGTTGTCACTGTCCCCAGACTTATGTTGGCATTTACCACTCCGCCTGATACCATGTTGTATAATACTACATTTTTCCCGTCTATATTAAATGTTCCTGCTCCTGTGAAATTTGTTCCTCCGTCAAAGTATATTCCCAGAGCATTATCACCATTTAGATTCAATGTTATATCAGATAAATTTACATCTGAATTTTTTACATAAAGGCCTATACCGTTTTCACCCACACTGATTATAGTAGAAGAAGTCGAAGTCAGTGTACCTCCGCTCATGTATACACCTACACCTTTTACTGAATTCTGAACATCTATGTTTCCTCCGCTTATATCCAGTTTAGTATCTCCTCTTACACCTGTTGAGTTATTATTTAGATATATACCAATTGCTCCTGATCCGCTTTGTGCAGTTATATTACCATTATTAGTTATATCAAGTGTTCCGTTCCCAAAAGCCTGTGAAGAACCTTGTTTGAATCCTTCTGCGTATATTCCTATACCGTTTGTTCCTATTGTTATATTTGAAGTTGCATCATTAATTGCCATTGTACCGTTTACTGCATACATTCCTATAGAACCGTCACCTGTAAGAGTAAGATTACCGCTGTTTATATTGCTTATCTCTCCGTTGCTTGCATATATTCCCACAGATTTCGAACCGCTAAGGTTGAAAGTTCCTCCGTTATTCACCAGTGTTACCTGATTTCTCGGCAATGAAACGCCTAAGCTGTCAAGTCCATTTTCCTGAGCCATTCCTATCTGCCCTGCCTTTGTCCCAGAAAATGTTGCTGATGTATTATTTATATGTGATGTAGCTAATTCCAGTGTATTATAAGGATCTGTAGGAGAATCAAGATTTACATTCTGGTCTATATTCAAGGTTCCTTTATACATCATATATGTTTTATAATTACTTCCTACTACTGTAGGCCCGTTGGCAAGTGATCCCAGAGGTGTTGCTGCCGTACTCAGATCCATTACTATGTTATCTACTATAAACAGTCTTGATCCGGCTTCCATATTCAAAGTCAATTTTCCTGCAAGGCCGTTAAATGTTGTCTGAAAATAATTCTCAAGGTCTGTTTTAGTTAACGGTGTATTATTTCCTGAGTAATAAAAGGCTGTTCCTCTTGAAGAGCTGTCAGTTCCTCCTGCTATTGTTGCAGTGACATTTGTCAGGTCAAAGGTACCGCCGTCTTCAGTATAGAATAATAATGATCTCTGACCTGTACGTAAAGTAGTTCCGTTTAATTTTATTACTCCTGCAGCTCCTTTTGAGTAAAGATTAAATGCACTGTCAGATGCCTCTATATTTCCCCCGGTTATATCTATTAATCCTGAATCTGTAAATAATCCTGTAGATTCCTGACCTGTTACATTCACCTGAATATTTCCCGAAGCAGATGTAAAAGAAGCCGGACTTCCTCCGGTACT harbors:
- a CDS encoding autotransporter domain-containing protein yields the protein MITSGTGSLAQNSGTITIGTGSQGMLVTDSVTAGNLAGGIITGTGVKTIGIYAKNTSGTITNAGNIALTGDGSIGIYTEGTNVKTINNSGTLTMGDSTNPSNPSIGIYSNNAGDTITNTGTLKSGINSIGIYSAGGIVNQNNIMSIGDTGVGVYITDGTVTTGASSVFNFGTNSAVGVYGIRTAAANNSSMNTGNGNYGFILTDGTFTNNASNVTMGTDSVFVYSSGSGTVTNNSGTAITMNGSDNIAYYTVKGANVLNNGVITGTAGANNIGIYNVDGSITNNSSVTVGDSTLVYVTNSKGESVLDTANSKYAVGIYGENSAVVNNAPGNISVGAGGIGITIKGGTAENNGAIIGSGKGTMGMYSEKGDAVNRGTITITGDDSIGMAGNGAGSQIENYGTIKVSGTNAIGMFGNAGAIVVNGGTIIADGTNAQGIVLSSGSKLSNLASGVIILNGGLPVPNYYVESGDSYTTPTIINSGVIKVSEKFETNGVDVIIKVDPTTVRKPTTSEVTSNGYDLGDTGAEYLISNAVRIEAPSFSVTSPLKITGNFAEGTNIKKYKLEDMIVPGSGNGVDAGIIPVVSKSLTWTATPVYNDAGNVDIWMEKIDYTKFTDGLWYQDFGRALEDNYETAGADGMKIYDKIDVIETEKDFRHVMASLAGNVYANINQREEDMARALEGSLDLLSNSQNNTKENVKINIIAGKGENKDDTDGVTGYDYTTAGVLALREVERTYRHTFGYSLGYLHTGFEFKDGNESEEWVDTIQLGAHNKYAVDGWKLRNDLTGRVSFHNIDRNIDWPSPNGRSEMNGTYETYSITSDNILGKEIGLWKNTSITPYGAFRVMYVTRPTFSETGLEALEVEGNDAWSVKPRAGLELKSALPIGNSAWQLKGSLDFAYEYELADLNEREQARLISVESGYHKLSKPGDEKGAFRTGLTLGAEVVDRYGIFLTGEYKYEDNDKDDYRAGVTLKAVF
- a CDS encoding autotransporter domain-containing protein codes for the protein MYNQMVKNIDSEKSNDSNYKQIEKILNKKNKELKDLYLQGDYIVKPEYLEWQVFFSAFYAERRKGDNTLNNADYYSDPDKKPTKPIDPQPPIDVNIGLAIPVKDIEPRDRTLAITLPNEINITPAVIDIPAPTASAIIAVNPLQFQPIYPSIPQVTVSTVTPISFDFPGSSNSDDQYFLKQSASVAPISQQNLTGQGSGGSMDVISNSSTLNQDFDIYVQNTHAVGVSNGATHKLTDNGIQNTSATGLTSDYAAMKLVGGHTVNIENMNFRMIGVGNKPGNYLMLFHTDAHDDGGEAAAWIMDSSTTTKMYGQQVIFYGVQSHKTYTYGADMINNGTIEAVADTSVVAGGGTINNLTPQQRIIFTTIDANSGNLSYYNRYFTFTNNNGANIVLNGTSDILANYATPGNTNGGAVFTNNGNVTLNGLNSIGVILNSSVSGFGDSKIIFNTPVVLNGDNSVGIQATNSMINLDNSVIKLNIGTAGNAANSTGNASGGDASKVENAIGVAVDYTTSNPLRMSNYNIFLGSSAKGSTGVMAQNGTITLGYNSAAGTTQQITSNGGIKNNLLVATGSGSSITTEANTTLSILNGFGQVGIFANDGATVNNAGTLNASGAGTIGVIINDGTVTNTGNLNISGGVYTDPANDKTGTVGVAVLSTGGSPASFTSASGNIQVNVTGQESTGLFTDSGLIDITGGNIEASDSAFNLYSKGAAGVIKLNGTTLRTGQRSLLFYTEDGGTFDLTNVTATIAGGTDSSSRGTAFYYSGNNTPLTKTDLENYFQTTFNGLAGKLTLNMEAGSRLFIVDNIVMDLSTAATPLGSLANGPTVVGSNYKTYMMYKGTLNIDQNVNLDSPTDPYNTLELATSHINNTSATFSGTKAGQIGMAQENGLDSLGVSLPRNQVTLVNNGGTFNLSGSKSVGIYASNGEISNINSGNLTLTGDGSIGMYAVNGTMAINDATSNITIGTNGIGIYAEGFKQGSSQAFGNGTLDITNNGNITAQSGSGAIGIYLNNNSTGVRGDTKLDISGGNIDVQNSVKGVGVYMSGGTLTSTSSTIISVGENGIGLYVKNSDVNLSDITLNLNGDNALGIYFDGGTNFTGAGTFNIDGKNVVLYNMVSGGVVNANISLGTVTTGSSYIFGSVIDQVAVYTGDANLASNGSFLIGKNSAVYLSPTSSITVQPGSVNTSAFVLDGQYVMPAGSSAYAGMTPDMDGENAGVITVADSSAGIYGKNGSRLINTGTITVGNYSAAVTSSGAGSQIINTGTINLGSRSNALFLKDGVNIENRTSGVITGSSDHTIALFADNVSGPIINQGTITLTGDQSAGIYSMGSAAKTINNSGTINIGNSLDVKNPSVGIFTATAGDQITNNNLNAGNNSIGIYSVGGQITQTGTLNIGDTGAGMYLRNGLVNITNTAALNFGTDKAVGVYADNSTVLNNANMNIGNNNFGFVVLDGSYSNTASDISMGSDSIYLVKGGSGTVTNASGTTVTMNGSRNTAFYILNRVDFVNDGTITGTAGTSNIGVHSIASTVTNNGSISLGDSNIIFKKNFDGSYSLDPNGNKIVDIERSLFTVGMYGNASTLINTSTGNITVGAGGVGIGLISGSARNDGNITANGAYSMGMYTERGSLVNNGTINVTGDNVIGMAGNGEGSKIENYGTIKVSGTHAIGMYGLSSTEIINGGTIIADGEGAQGIVLGNGSVLNNLVGGTIIINGGVGTGNYGVGSGEVYNTPTIINAGVIKVAEKFTTDGVNVVINVDPSTIKAPTAGDIAAGNYDPTDLGADYLISNAVSIQAPAFDITSPLQVSGNFAVGTNVEKYKLEDVIIPGSGFGADSASVPIQSKSLTWKAIPVVNSRGNLDVWMEKIPYDNFTSGLWYQDFGRALDEKYYKAEGDALKIYDRLDVVENELDFRHLMASLAGDVYANINQREEDIARTLESSLDLLQNSKNNTKENVKIDVIVGKGENKENTDGVQSYNYTTAGVLALREVERTYRHTFGYSLGYLHTGFEFNDGNNSEEWVDTIQLGVHNKYTADSWKVKNDLTGRVSFHNVDRNVDWGTQYGRSEMNGTYETYSITSDNILGKEFELSKKVTITPYGGLRAMYVTRPTFDESGLEAVQVEGNDAWSVKPRAGVELKASMPLSPKTEWKLKGTLDLAYEYELANLNEREKARLTAIETDYHNLSKPMDENGAFRSKASLGVEVENRYGIFLTGEYVVGNDNQDDYRAGVSLKAVF